In Lujinxingia sediminis, a single genomic region encodes these proteins:
- the ftsW gene encoding putative lipid II flippase FtsW, with amino-acid sequence MSSDLLSHLTRQKSRGASGSLAADGERRWDIWLLFFVGALVTYGLVMLYSASAVMASQRMAAHNVLLWSQTQKIVLGVGLLIFALQFDYRWYKRLVYPILLGTVLLLILVTIPGIGVVQNGARRWFSLGGLSFQPAEVAKLTAVIFMAYSVSKKAKRMGSFTIGFLPHLVIIGLMVGLLMLQPDFGSSVILISMMMLLLFVSGARFSYLLVMTLCGAGLAYVAISNSEYRMKRILAFLDPWSHRQDIGYQISESLIAIGASGLSGRGLGNGAGKLGYVPELWNDFIGTIIAEELGFVGVVVLLSLFIGMLWRGYRVAFNAVDAFGMYLAFGITSLFALQGMANLFVVTGMLPTKGLTLPFVSFGGTSMIISLFAIGIVLNISRNDEDTWEEERDHRAARREEKRWERKRRNILKRRDDLRS; translated from the coding sequence ATGTCGAGCGATCTTCTCTCACATCTGACGCGTCAGAAAAGCCGCGGGGCCAGCGGCTCGCTCGCCGCCGACGGTGAGCGCCGCTGGGACATCTGGCTGCTCTTCTTCGTAGGGGCCCTGGTGACCTACGGGCTGGTCATGCTCTATTCGGCCAGCGCCGTGATGGCCAGCCAGCGCATGGCTGCTCATAACGTGCTTTTGTGGAGTCAGACCCAAAAAATAGTGCTCGGGGTGGGGCTTCTGATCTTCGCGTTGCAGTTCGACTATCGCTGGTACAAGCGTCTGGTCTATCCGATTTTGCTCGGGACCGTGCTGCTGCTGATCCTTGTGACCATTCCCGGGATCGGGGTGGTGCAAAATGGCGCCCGGCGTTGGTTTAGCCTGGGCGGGCTCTCGTTTCAGCCAGCTGAAGTCGCCAAGCTCACCGCGGTGATCTTCATGGCCTATTCCGTGAGCAAAAAAGCCAAACGCATGGGCTCATTTACCATCGGTTTTTTGCCACACCTGGTCATCATCGGGTTGATGGTCGGCCTGCTGATGTTGCAGCCCGACTTCGGCAGCTCGGTCATCCTCATCAGCATGATGATGTTGCTGCTCTTTGTTAGCGGCGCGCGCTTCTCCTACCTGCTGGTGATGACCCTGTGTGGGGCTGGCCTGGCGTATGTCGCGATCAGTAACAGCGAGTATCGCATGAAGCGGATCCTGGCCTTCCTCGACCCGTGGAGTCACCGCCAGGATATCGGCTACCAGATCAGTGAGTCACTGATTGCCATCGGCGCCAGCGGGCTCTCGGGCCGGGGGCTTGGCAACGGTGCTGGCAAGCTGGGCTACGTCCCCGAGCTCTGGAATGACTTTATCGGCACGATCATCGCCGAGGAGCTCGGGTTTGTCGGTGTCGTCGTGCTCCTCTCGCTCTTTATCGGCATGCTCTGGCGCGGCTACCGGGTGGCGTTTAACGCCGTGGATGCGTTTGGAATGTACCTGGCCTTTGGCATCACCTCGCTCTTCGCCCTGCAGGGTATGGCCAACCTTTTTGTGGTTACCGGTATGCTGCCCACCAAGGGGCTGACCTTGCCCTTTGTGTCGTTCGGGGGCACCTCGATGATCATCAGCCTCTTTGCGATTGGCATCGTCCTCAACATCTCCCGCAACGATGAAGACACCTGGGAGGAGGAGCGCGATCATCGCGCCGCGCGCCGCGAGGAGAAGCGTTGGGAGCGCAAGCGCCGCAACATCCTCAAGCGCCGCGATGATCTTCGAAGCTGA
- the murG gene encoding undecaprenyldiphospho-muramoylpentapeptide beta-N-acetylglucosaminyltransferase, producing the protein MTSPTSTPPHLVIAGGGTGGHLFPGVAVAQAFERLAPGARVTFVGTERGIEARVVPGLGYDLERVDVVGLKGSGALGVMRGLSRLPRSGLQARSIIKRLAPSVVVSVGGYAAGPITLAASLSGVPTALMEQNAIPGLTNKLLARVVTHAFLTFEESAPHLGGVSFSVPGNPVREELLKLAQTFAYEAPAAEGPFRVLIVGGSGGAGSFNEHLPGWFKAMGDLQTRLEVRHQAGRNRAEAVRPRYEGFGGQVQVEEFIDDMAEAYRWCDLLICRAGATTIAEVLNLGLPAIYVPFPQAADDHQRFNARSVVEAGAGVMLNDAELGSERAVNLLSGLMRNPESLLRIATAARRIGRPDAAETIAARLLAMAGKDLP; encoded by the coding sequence ATGACATCTCCCACTTCGACGCCTCCTCATCTTGTGATCGCCGGTGGCGGCACCGGTGGCCATCTCTTCCCGGGGGTGGCCGTCGCCCAGGCCTTTGAGCGCCTCGCGCCCGGCGCACGCGTGACCTTTGTGGGGACCGAGCGTGGGATTGAAGCCCGCGTCGTCCCCGGGCTCGGTTATGATCTCGAACGGGTCGATGTGGTGGGCCTCAAGGGAAGTGGGGCGCTGGGGGTCATGCGGGGGCTCTCGCGACTACCACGCAGCGGGCTACAGGCACGGAGCATCATAAAGCGGCTCGCGCCTTCCGTTGTGGTCAGTGTGGGCGGTTATGCCGCCGGTCCGATCACCCTGGCAGCCTCGCTCAGCGGGGTGCCCACGGCGTTGATGGAGCAAAATGCCATTCCGGGGCTGACCAACAAACTTCTCGCTCGGGTGGTGACGCACGCGTTTTTAACCTTTGAGGAGAGCGCGCCACATCTGGGCGGCGTCTCGTTCTCGGTGCCGGGTAACCCCGTGCGAGAAGAACTCCTGAAGCTGGCACAAACCTTCGCCTATGAGGCCCCCGCGGCCGAGGGGCCCTTCCGTGTATTGATTGTCGGGGGGAGCGGTGGAGCGGGCAGCTTTAACGAACACCTGCCCGGCTGGTTTAAGGCCATGGGCGATTTGCAGACTCGTCTGGAGGTACGCCATCAGGCCGGACGCAACCGTGCCGAAGCGGTACGTCCGCGTTATGAGGGGTTTGGCGGCCAGGTCCAGGTCGAAGAGTTCATCGACGATATGGCGGAGGCGTATCGCTGGTGTGACCTGTTGATCTGCAGGGCGGGCGCGACCACCATCGCCGAGGTGCTCAATCTCGGGCTCCCGGCGATCTATGTGCCTTTTCCTCAGGCAGCCGACGACCACCAGCGCTTCAATGCCCGCTCCGTGGTCGAGGCCGGTGCCGGAGTGATGCTCAATGACGCTGAGCTGGGTTCCGAGCGAGCCGTGAATTTGCTTTCCGGTCTGATGCGCAACCCCGAATCGCTCCTCCGCATCGCGACCGCTGCGCGTCGCATCGGTCGTCCTGATGCTGCGGAAACGATCGCTGCCAGACTGCTTGCGATGGCAGGGAAGGACCTACCCTGA